One stretch of Legionella birminghamensis DNA includes these proteins:
- a CDS encoding shikimate kinase, whose product MIKRIFIVGHMGAGKFIFTEALANKLGWQLVDANPSIERYIGRLTKDILGEQGEAAFNRCQADIISHCAGKENVVVLLEECIVSSEQCRKLLSTEFVVYLKVSIPTQLGRMKNGRTPSLPVDDMKSFLEKQHHERDAFYEEIADLVVESVGYSDQISVINKIIEEDVNKVMEAIGK is encoded by the coding sequence ATGATAAAGCGCATCTTCATAGTAGGGCATATGGGGGCTGGTAAGTTTATATTTACTGAAGCTTTGGCTAATAAATTAGGATGGCAACTCGTTGATGCAAATCCAAGTATTGAACGCTATATTGGACGACTTACAAAAGATATTTTGGGAGAGCAAGGGGAAGCAGCATTTAATCGGTGCCAAGCAGACATCATTTCCCATTGTGCCGGAAAAGAAAATGTAGTCGTTTTATTGGAGGAGTGTATTGTCTCAAGCGAGCAATGCCGAAAATTATTGTCCACAGAATTTGTTGTTTATTTGAAAGTATCCATACCAACCCAACTTGGCCGTATGAAAAATGGCCGGACTCCATCGCTTCCAGTAGATGATATGAAAAGCTTTTTAGAAAAACAACATCACGAACGAGATGCATTTTACGAGGAAATCGCTGACTTGGTTGTTGAATCGGTTGGTTATTCTGATCAAATTTCAGTAATTAATAAAATTATTGAAGAAGATGTCAATAAAGTTATGGAAGCCATTGGAAAGTAG
- a CDS encoding group II intron maturase-specific domain-containing protein, producing the protein MYADDFIVTGATKGILEQKVKPIVEEFLAERGLKLSEEKTTITHIDQGFDFLGHNIRKYKEKLLIKPSKDSVKTFLAHIRDIIARAKATSAKDLINILNPKIRGWTNYYRHAVSKAVFSKVDNDIFLALWAWAKRRHRNKGRRWIARKYFCSTGGDNWVFNAGLVLHQGHYKTLKLLNANATPIKRHIKIRAEATPYDPKYKQYFAEREKLQRFAKSTRVRTAGSESLA; encoded by the coding sequence ATTTACGCGGATGATTTTATCGTTACGGGAGCCACAAAAGGAATTTTGGAGCAAAAAGTAAAACCCATTGTAGAGGAATTTCTAGCCGAGCGGGGCTTGAAACTATCTGAAGAGAAAACCACGATTACCCATATTGACCAAGGATTTGATTTCTTAGGACACAATATTCGTAAATACAAGGAAAAACTCTTAATCAAACCGTCGAAGGACAGCGTTAAGACCTTTCTGGCACATATCAGAGATATCATAGCACGTGCTAAAGCCACAAGCGCTAAGGATTTGATTAACATCTTAAACCCAAAAATAAGAGGTTGGACAAATTATTATCGTCATGCGGTTTCTAAAGCGGTCTTTAGTAAGGTAGATAACGATATTTTTTTAGCCCTTTGGGCATGGGCTAAACGACGACATCGAAATAAAGGGCGGCGCTGGATAGCCAGAAAATATTTCTGCTCGACAGGTGGCGACAACTGGGTGTTTAATGCAGGGTTAGTACTGCATCAAGGACACTATAAAACACTAAAGTTGTTAAATGCCAACGCAACACCTATAAAGCGCCATATCAAAATCCGCGCCGAGGCGACACCCTATGACCCAAAGTACAAACAATATTTTGCCGAAAGGGAAAAACTTCAGCGCTTTGCAAAATCGACTAGAGTACGTACAGCTGGGTCAGAGAGTCTGGCTTAA
- a CDS encoding helix-turn-helix domain-containing protein codes for MSNIQDTINDLAQGLYKAEIIDKKTLRNLTDQDLPVLHEFTGEEIQQLRKKQKLSQSVFAKYLNVSPAMIRGLEQGKRHAHGAILKLLNIVERHGIGGLL; via the coding sequence ATGTCTAATATACAAGATACAATTAATGATCTTGCACAAGGTCTTTACAAAGCTGAAATTATTGATAAAAAAACATTAAGAAATCTTACCGATCAAGATTTACCTGTTTTACATGAATTTACCGGTGAGGAAATACAACAGTTACGGAAAAAACAAAAATTAAGCCAATCTGTATTTGCTAAATATCTTAATGTTAGCCCTGCAATGATTCGTGGCTTAGAGCAAGGGAAGCGGCATGCCCATGGCGCAATACTTAAATTACTCAATATTGTAGAAAGACATGGTATTGGTGGTTTGCTTTAA
- a CDS encoding type II toxin-antitoxin system RelE/ParE family toxin translates to MKHLKIKKFTNEANKIGLKDEVLINTLDGFFKLSRDEQLKYSLGAGLYKLRVATNEGRGKSGGSRSILAFKKDNGIYWLHLFSKNNKGNVTTSELKKLKQLADIMLGLDNEQINKLITLGELFEVNKNV, encoded by the coding sequence ATGAAGCACTTAAAAATAAAAAAATTTACTAATGAAGCAAATAAAATTGGATTAAAGGATGAAGTTCTTATCAATACTTTAGATGGTTTTTTTAAGTTAAGCAGAGATGAGCAATTAAAATATTCATTAGGAGCTGGGCTCTATAAATTAAGAGTTGCAACCAATGAAGGGCGAGGTAAAAGCGGAGGCTCAAGAAGTATATTAGCTTTTAAGAAGGATAATGGCATTTACTGGTTACATTTATTCTCTAAGAATAATAAAGGAAATGTGACAACTTCCGAGCTTAAAAAGTTGAAGCAATTGGCTGATATCATGCTTGGGCTTGATAATGAACAAATAAATAAGTTAATTACTTTAGGGGAACTGTTTGAGGTAAATAAAAATGTCTAA